From one Callithrix jacchus isolate 240 chromosome 2, calJac240_pri, whole genome shotgun sequence genomic stretch:
- the LOC103789122 gene encoding uncharacterized protein LOC103789122, which translates to MKALLPAWPPARGQRPSWLKSAQASGCGRGDWEGSCARLQPAPGGSPRDRRLEARRRDSDSGSREEEPEEAAGGSGPGEGRARGCADQGRRREAFPSSGRTAENRQVDPSHPLAEKRGCLRTQGWAGRNHGEPQLCTQAGRRRAGPAPQAQGPSQACIFLVTPRAQGQRAGDCGSVPEAGREPAELGEEPPSPGAEHAAPACSARVHRAGRGGDRAEAVAPGRCLGPDRLHVSPARGHVHRLSPVRRPDVLRINKMKLGETGEQIAPGSQSPRPGHSTSPPYPSPAAAPTPGRSPRGKLQPRRAPARPRPLRPGGALPQSLIKKVAKLTLPKVVAACAPLSLPALYSLKHD; encoded by the exons ATGAAAgccctcctccctgcctgg cctccagcaAGAGGCCAGCGGCCAAGCTGGTTAAAAAGTGCCCAGGCCAGCGGCTGTGGCCGAGGGGACTGGGAGGGGAGTTGCGCGCGTCTCCAGCCCGCCCCTGGAGGCAGTCCGCGGGACCGCAGGCTGGAGGCGCGCCGGCGTGATTCCGACAGCGGGAGCCGGGAGGAGGAGCCGGAGGAGGCTGCGGGGGGCTCCGGCCCAGGCGAAGGAAGGGCAAGAGGCTGTGCGGACCAGGGGCGGCGCCGGGAG GCATTCCCATCCTCCGGCAGAACAGCTGAGAATCGCCAAGTTGACCCCTCTCATCCATTGGCCGAGAAGAGAGGGTGTCTCAGGACCCAGGGATGGGCGGGAAGAAACCATGGGGAGCCACAACTCTGCACCCAGGCAGGGAGGAGGCGGGCGGGCCCCGCTCCGCAGGCGCAG GGTCCGTCACAAGCCTGCATCTTCCTAGTAACACCCAGGGCGCaggggcagagggcaggggaCTGCGGATCCGTCCCTGAAGCGGGACGCGAACCGGCAGAGTTGGGAGAAG AGCCTCCAAGCCCAGGAGCCGAGCATGCTGCCCCCGCGTGCAGCGCCCGCGTGCACCGGGCCGGGAGAGGGGGCGACAGGGCGGAGGCGGTGGCCCCCGGAAGGTGTCTGGGACCGGACCGGCTGCACGTGAGCCCAGCGCGAGGTCATGTGCACCGGCTCAGCCCGGTTCGGCGCCCAGACGTGCTGcgtatcaacaaaatgaaactcGGGGAGACAGGAGAACAGATAGCTCCCGGTTCTCAGAGCCCCCGCCCTGGCCACTCAACCTCCCCACCGTACCCATCTCCCGCCGCAGCCCCTACGCCCGGCCGGAGCCCGCGGGGCAAGTTGCAGCCCAGGCGCGCCCCCGCCCGCCCGCGCCCCCTCCGGCCCGGGGGCGCTTTGCCGCAGTCATTAATAAAGAAGGTCGCCAAGCTCACCCTTCCAAAAGTTGTTGCTGCATgcgcccctctcagcctccccgCACTGTACTCTTTAAAACACGACTGA